A stretch of DNA from Scomber japonicus isolate fScoJap1 chromosome 19, fScoJap1.pri, whole genome shotgun sequence:
attaaactaacttaatgtctcttatgaaaggaagggcactgaggaagcgctctgccccaaacgtctgtgccgtaataaagtgacattgtgtgatcagagtgctgtccgtttatattgtctgatatattaatattgtatgatctcatgaatttacacattaacagagtcggcaattttctgccagcattccttcctggcttttgctgcatcaacagagttgcttttggcctggatgatgtttgaattcttcatattgttgaagaataattgtctgctcctccatggtaaagtagtctgctctgcagggtttctccatgtttgtgattggtcagacgctgcaaacacctcccctttatgtgagcgtgcaGAGATCCAGTTtcgaaaaccctgggttgatttaccgagttgataaccagtttcgtagtaccgcttatcctggactgcgaagatctggttaagtcaacggagagagatcctggataggttaatccagcttcgtagtacaggcctcaggtctgCTGCTTCACAAATGTcacaggttttatttatttttatttagttattattgtttttgctCATACAGGTAGTGCAAGTCAAACTCCTGTGTTTACATGCTGGGAACTTGAACTGACTCTATGTATATTGTTGCAAATGTGTCCACAGCATGTAGTGGCTGATCAGATTTGTAAATCTGTGTGCTTACTGTTTGAATTCTGTACATTTCTAATGTTTATATTTAGTCTTGTACGGttgctgagtgtgtttgttgaaTTCAGAAtgctaaatgaacaaatatattttatgactTAAGGTGTCTTTAatgctactactgctaatacgTTCTATACTACTACTTTCatatctttattgattatttatgcTGGATAATGTTGATGTGATTATGAGGGAAGCTTCCGTTACTTTATTTAATTCTTTAATCTTGTTGGTCTTTGTCGTTGTTATTTGAAAAGGCCTTGCATGTAAACATTTGTGGTGTCTTGTAAGCCCATGTGAGCTGGGCATATTCATGTGCATGACACCCTAATATAAGtctcaatcaattaatcaaaccagtaataataactttatttgtgtagcaAAGTGCTTTTACAGCTAAATAAATTATGtggttaaaatataaatataaatataatataataaatataaaacagaacaaaactgtaatgtaatataagatggcaaatacagtttttaaaatagtaaaaattgtagataaagtagttaaaacatagaataaatagaatatataaaaacaaataaagtacaacattttaaaagaagagCAGTAGTTCATcagtgtgaaaatgatgaaagTTAGTAAAAGGTTAAACTGAAAAgattagtttttagtttgtaAGATATTTAGCGACCTGGCTTCCCTGATATCTAAAGGTAGTGTGTTCCATAGTTTGGGGTAGAATTAATAAAAGCTGCATCCCTGATTTTCTTTCTGACGATGTGAAGGAGTTAGCCATGTAGCTTGATCCTGTGCAGAGCAGCTAAAACTCTTAGTTCTGGTTAATACATGAACTGTAGagttttgaatgaatgaatgaatagataatataaaaaacatgcaaaattatctttcaaaataaagcaccaAATCAGTTCCTATATTTGTAAAGAAAGTTGGATATCATATTTGAACTAATATTGAcagttaagataagataagataagatattcctttattagtcccacaatagAGAACATTGCAGTATCGCAGCAtcaaagtggacagtaaaaatagaagagcatcaataaaaaagatgaaagtacAAAAGCAAGGAAAAACAatagcaataaaaaaataaccataacattatgtacaagagtaatattggtgttgagtAATATTAAAGAGttactatatttatatattttgtgtttaaagaaGGTTATATGATATGATGgcataaaaataattattcattttttagaacataaaaaaactaaatttacaaaaaaaagtaaagtagtgTTGAAACGAGTGTCCTTCTGTGTTCCCAGGTGATCAGCTCGTGTACAGAGGTGTGGCAGGGTGTGTGTCGGAAGCTGGGCTGGAGGATCGACGAGTCCATTCAGGATGCTACACACTGGAAGGGGGTCTACCTGAAGGCCAAGCTGCGTATGATGCAGCTGAAGGATCAGGAGGCCTTCGAGACGTCCTCGCTCATCGGACACAGCGCTCGCGTCTACGCCCTCTACTACAAGGACGGCCTCCTCTGCACAGGTACACTGCTGCTCTGTGCCATTCTCTACATGGAAACTGCTTGTTAGCATTAAATACAAAGGTTGAGCATCTTCTCTATAGCTATGTATTTCATTCTACAGCATCACATTATAGCTGACAGTTTTTTTTGAGTTATTACCTTCACCATTTTACACCtgcatgcattcattcattctctcaCATGATGAAGCTTTCACAGCAAACTTTGTACAATCAATTGCCTATTGACACAGTGGCAGACACAAATTTAGCATGAATGTAGCACTCATTACACACAAGCTGGTGAAGGTGTAAACACAACCACATTGTAGTCATTTATCAATTCCAGCAGACTGTTATCAGAATGAGCTGTGTATGAGTGTAAAACATGGCTGCTGTTGATGGGGAAAGCAGGCAGAGTTTATATTCTTCTTGATTGACAgtttgatcagctgatcatATTGTCTCTTTTACTGCTACCAACTGTTTGCTGACTGCAAATACACTCTGACAAACATTCAGAACCAGGTTTCAAATGACGTCCCTCATACACATTTAAGGCTCCTTATAATAtgatgtaattataaaataataataataatacattttatttgcaatGCACTTCACATTTGAAAAACGTGCTacaaaacattataaaacaataatgaaaagaCAAAGGTTGTGATAAAAAGAAATGTCCCAAGTCTTAGTCCACAACTCTGTGGTCTGAGGTTTCCTCAGCTGGTCAGGAAGGGGGTTCCAAAGAACAGAAGCCCCCGTCACCCATGGTGCTGAGATTAGtccaggggaggaggaggtaaCTAGAGTTTAGTTGATGTTACACACTATTATAAACTGTTATGCTCAGATGGAGAAGCAGCAAACAAACAGCACCAGCATCCTCTCCACTCTTCCGTTGCCATGGAGTCtgaaaaacacagcagttaGGTAGACAGCCAGAGTCTGCACAATCTGCACAGATATAGTCAAATAtccaaaaaatgtccaaaaggGTTAGTGGTAAGCAATGACTGTAGTATAGTTGATGTTATATACTACTGTAAGATGACATTCCATTATtgaaaaaattagaaaaaaaataaatagattttcTTACTTATTGGCCAATTCATCTATCATAAATCCCAGCTCAAAAATGGAGCATCAGGTATGTACAGTATACTTGACATAGTGACTTTACTAGTGTGATAGATTAGAGTGTGTATTCTGTATTCCTCCAaaacacatataacacatatactgtatgtgttacaAACATGATCAGACCTAGGTAAGGGTTTGCTTCCTTCACTACAAACTTAAAAGATggattcacaatttttcaagtgtatcttaaaataacagtcagtAGCCCAAatgaattgaatgaatgaatgattccttctgttcatgctgaccattagaagatcccttcataatgtacttataatggaagtgatgcaGACAGGATCCATCTCTGTGGGGTATAGACAGGGTGTGAGTGAACATGGCACAGCTTACAGTAACAGCTCTTAACTGCTTTATCTTCTATCTTCGTATCTTCTCTTTCAGGATCTGATGACCTTTCTGCCAAATTATGGGATGTGCGCACTGGGCAGTGCATTTATGGAATCCAGACACACACCTGCGCTGCGGTGAAATTCGATGAACAGAAGTTGGTCACCGGGTCCTTCGACAACACCATAGCATGCTGGGAGTGGAGCACAGGGGCTAAAATCCAGCAGTTCAGGGGCCACACAGGAGCAGGTTGGTTTATATGTTCAGcagctttctgtgtgtgtgtgtgtgtgtgtgtgtgtgtgtgtgtgtgtgtgtgtgtgtgtgtgtgtgtgtgtgtgtgtgtgtgtgtgtgtgtgtgtgtgtgtgtgtgtgtgtgtgttttcatgtacaCAGCTATTCCACAATGTGATAttgcagcttttctttgtcatatacGACAGTGAAGTGAATGTGTTGAGGTTTTGTACTGTTAGTGAGACAATACAAGCAAACTGAAGATGTCATTGTAGTCTGTAAAATGCAATTCTtagattgtttttttataatttcattgactaaatgattaattggttaatagagaaaataatctgcTGATAAATCAATAGTAAAATAAGCTTGAATTGCAGctgtttaaatattcatttttgttACTGATTAGGCAGAGAGAGCTCAACTAGTCACTTTGTaatttaaatctctctctctctctctctctctctctctctctctctctctctctctctctctctctctctctctctctctctctctctctctctctctctctctctctctctctctctctctctctctctctctctctcgtgctcAGTCTTCAGTGTGGACTACAATGATGAGCTGGACATTCTGGTGAGCGGGTCTGCAGACTTCTCAGTGAAGGTGTGGGCTCTGGCAGCTGGAGCCTGTCTCAACACTCTGACTGGACACACTGAGTGGGTCACCAAGGTcagcctgctgctcctctactacaCTTTATTTTAGGGAAAAAAATCCTAAGTAGTGATGGGTTATGATCGCTAGTTCCAGTTTGGATCAGTTTCTGGGTGTGATAAAAAGCATTGATGTATAAGAGCTGATAGGCAGCCAGTTTTTCCCCAGTGGCCACTTGCGGTATTGCAGCCCAAAAATGTATAGAATTTTGGGTCCATagaggttttatatttataaaacttTCTACGAGATgagaaaagcaatttaaaaatgtgtgacatcatcacaagtATGTGGGCTGAGTGGGAACTCACGGACAGGGCCAGTGGGGGGGACACTACTGCAGTATTGCATACAGTCAGAGGCTGTAAACATTAGTTAGGCTGCTTCAACCAGTAGAATGTGATTATATATGAGTTGTacttatttaactttactcACTTTAATGAGCACACAGCTGTGCTTAAAGCTAAACAGAATAAGATTTGATTAAAGTTTTAAAGGACTCAGATTGGATTAATGGATATGGATGGATATGACAACAAATTCCCCCTTGGGACAATAAAGAATTAATCTGGATTTAATACTGAATGAATGCAGTAAAAATGAGAGAATATTCTACTCTGTTTATCTCCCATCAGGTGATACTACAGAAAAGTGAAGTAGAATCTATGGTGCACAGTCCTGGTGATCATATCCTCCTAAGTGCTGATAAGTATGAAATTAAGGTAATACTAACGTCTCCACtgtcagtttaaaaaataatcagctgtttgtgttgtaGTCATGATGAGTTAATAATATGATGTAACCTGTGTTTGTTGTACAGGTCTGGCCTTTAGGGAGAGAAATCAACTGTAAGTGTCTGAAGACTCTGTCAGTGTCAGAGAACCGCAGCATCAGCCTCCAGCCTCGCCTACAGTTTGACGGACGCTACATCGTTTGCAGCTCTGACCTCGGAGTTTATCAGTGGGACTTTGCCAGTTTTGAGATTCTCAGgtagaataacacacacacaccaaacgcCAACATTTTACTCTGTGAAGTAATGAACAGGGTTGATGGGTCATGGAGTCTATTCTGTAGCTGTTATGTTATTGATGAAAGCAGCAGGTGTCACATCCTGTTTAAACAGatgtgtgacatcatctctgtctcctcctccactcctccagcTGCACTTTCATTGTATAACTGAACTAATACCaaagctttttatttctctactgtgttcagtttattttatttattattattattattattattattattttctgattattttacataaccaaccaatcaacctattaataaaagtaaaaaaaaatcagcagttggaactataatgaaactaatcattagttacGGTCCTTTTATAAAGGACTTCAGAATGAGCTCCATTTAACCCACTAcaacaccctaaccctacaaCAGTCACATTATGGTAATGCATGATGATCTAAATACCTCCTCCACTGTTTGCTGAGTGattttatacaatttttttttctttcaagaggtttgaaaatgttttaaaaagtcattaaattagCACCTAAACATGTGCAGATGTGATTAAAACACAAGGCCTGCAGGTAAAACATGAGGCTAATGTAGCTGTTCTATCAGTTTAGTGAGGGCCAGCTGTTCTGCAGGTGTGCTGCATTTTATTGGAACAGCTGTAACCAGGCAGAAATGAGCTTCCTGAATATGCATCCAAAATGCTGTCAAAACTTTTTACTATTTACAGCCTCTATAATTATTGACCAataaagaggcagaaaaaaggTGCATAACCCAAATAACCATAACTTGTTCATTCTATTAAAGAGTTATCTAGAGTTAAAACAACTTCTCATTCAAATCACATCCCAAGATATGAGTGGAGAATATTGTTCTTATAActgcatttatacatttttaaaaaatcaaatcatcaaaCCATGTCGTGATATGCTACTTCAGTACACTAGAGCACATTACAGATGAACATTTCATATCCAGGACTTCACATTATAGACACAAACACTGTAACAAACTGACCAAAGTATCACACATTGATCATATATTACACATAACAACTCAATCATGTTCTTAATTCTTCAGCCAGTGTTTCACATAGCACTTCATTACATACACAAAACAGTACTGAAAACTATAAAATGATTTCTGTGGCAGGTAAATGaaatttttcatgttttttcatttctcaaaaaaatgtattacctTACCTGTACTCTGTTTCCCTTTTACATTCACCAGTTCTTGACTGCTGATTCAGCTCTAAATGATGCTGTTACATTATGGAGAGGAatctaaacatttaaaacttgcACAGTACAGTCTAGAGATtaatgacttttgttgtgattaggctctatataaataaagattgattgactttacatgtaaaacaaaaaaaatgtaatagcCTGTTTTTATCTTGTCAGGGTGATAAAAACGCAGGACCCAGCCAACCTATCCCTGCTCAGCTTCGGGGAGGTGTTCGCCCTGCTTTTTGACAACCACTTCCTGTACGTGATGGACCTGAGGACAGAGGCCATCTCGGGCCGCTGGCCTCTACCCGCCTACAGAAAATCTAAACGAGGATCCAGTTTCCTGGCTGGTGTGACCTCCTGGCTCAACGGCCTGGACGGGGGCAATGACTCTGGATTGGTGTTTGCCACGAGCATGCCCGACCATAGCATTCACTTGGTACTGTGGAAGGAGAACGGATAGAAGCCAACTCTaaacctccccccccccccccaccccccttccctccctccctccctccctccctcccaagACTGCTAGGATATGAGCCACCGTCATGTGTGCTCTGGAACATATGAACCTTAACAGATCATGCATGGACCAAagcatctttttttgttttgttttttttaatcagtttctTCCTCGCATACAGTCATctctacacatacacatatgaacAGTAAGAGATGGAAATGGATGACAAACCTAAAAACAGATGAAACTATTACTGTTGCTCCTCTCATCTTAGACAAAGACAATTGACTTCTTGAAGATCCAAAAAATGGCATCAAAAGTTCCAAAATAAAcacgattattattattattgtacttttttttttttttttggcaaattaATTCTTTGAAGAATTTCACATTGTGCACTGAGAATATTTTAGCCAACCTTTCATCAACTCTATAATTGGATGCCAATTTTTGTCCAATGAGCTTTTCTGACCAGGATAAGAACTGATTTGCCAAAAATCATCATGGGGTTTCCTTGTAGAAAAACAGGTTCGCCTTAAGCACAGAACATCTCCTTTTGACACCGAGAGAGATGTTACAAAAATTATTTTTACAGAGGAAGCTGTGCATCGTATCGTATGTTTGAAAGTGGTATGGTACATCGTCATGTACCATGTAAAACATTGTGAGGTTTCATGTAATTCCACTCaatatgctttttctttttctttttttaaacaggggGGTTGTGGTTTAAATGTCAGTTTGAGAAATGTGATGTGccttttcagttttcatttgaCGTTACAAAACTAGAATTTCCTCCGTAACTCCGGCACATTACAGTAATCACAGGTGATGACTGCATTGTAAAGAATCTTACTTTTTACGTTGGGTTTTTGTTTGTCATATTTACTGTGCTCTAACAGTCTGAGATGTCTGTAATTTTATAGCTATCTACCTGACATGACTAGCTCAGTGAAtggcttatatatatatatatatatgaatcattgactgtatttaaaaacatcagGTTTATTTTTCTATGCGTTGCGCagggacaggaagtgatgagtAGTTggttctgtgcaaaaaaaaaaaaattgctatTTTAAAAAACCATAGACAATTTGAATAGATGGAAACAATCTGAAATGATGCCTTCTCATGTGCATCAGTTTTAACATCGTCTCAATTCCGTTTTTCTTCTACGAAACTGAAAGCTCAGCCACGGTTGAGCCAGTTTCCCCCCAGATTTCTCACTGATGTCTTCCTTTGCATTGGTAAGTCACAGATCACTACAGATGGAAATGTATTCATGTGCACCAAACCTCATTTATGACAGATGGGTTTTTCTCTTGTATACAAACTGTAACCTTTTCCTCACACACAGATTTAATGTACACAGCTGATGTACAGACTGTTCTTAGTTTAGGTTTTTCAAATCTAATTAAAACTCCACCgactatatatattttgtactgTTATCTGACCATTGCACCATATTATGCCCCCAGCAGCAACACTCAGTTCCATTTTTAACAAGCGTGATATGATTTGTGTGTAAAGCGATACGTTGAAATGGGAAGAGAAGAAATATGAAATGGGATGTCAAAACTTTTGTGTTCAAGTATCTCTTCACAGTTTTGTATTTCACAGAATCTATTTGCATTTTCTGTCACAgctttatatggtcatctgcaTCCACCAGCTTCAATACTGCAGCCtttcaaagaaataaaagtagCAAATACACCTAACTGTGTCGTTTGCTGCCAATTTGAAATACATCATGTTCTGGTGCATGTTGCATGTTGTTTTAAGTAGCAGCAGCTGTAAGAAGGCCTTTCAcaataatgatgtcatcatcttatcgtacaataacataattatcagcatcatcatgtctatatatggacttatcatatgatacatggacatgagcTTGATCAttaccacacttcacattagcagctaagaggctaatGTAGCGCTCACTCTccaaaggttcatgtggctgcaggttttcattccaacctaTCAGGAGCACACccgaggcctgtactatgaagctggattttctcttatcgatgtaacttcagggttaaccctgggttttccgtactacgaagctggttcacttcttaccggggtaaatcaccatggtaacttatgctgaacggctaacctgctccggagcaggttatgttctggataagagatcaatgagtacaaaagcaccacctcctgaccaatcagttctcttagaaaatgacctgcccattcttaaaagatcctgtcaacattggtgcgaggatcgtgagaggagcgcttaggagaggaagagtttttagggatagatgcaatttttaattggccaaaatatatatttaaaaaataatcattgaggcacgtgggggatattattctgtaggtttgacatcctgagatcaaagtgtcagggagcataataactgtatttatttattgtaattgtaaaaaattgagggcactgaggaagcgatctgccccaaacgtctgtgccgtaataaagtggcattgtgtg
This window harbors:
- the fbxw2 gene encoding F-box/WD repeat-containing protein 2; amino-acid sequence: MEKAAFEGWLETVSATFLTLNDQQRNQSLDHLISLSGAVQLRHLSNGLETLLKRDFLRLLPLELAFYLLRWLDPQTLLTCCLVCKQWNKVISSCTEVWQGVCRKLGWRIDESIQDATHWKGVYLKAKLRMMQLKDQEAFETSSLIGHSARVYALYYKDGLLCTGSDDLSAKLWDVRTGQCIYGIQTHTCAAVKFDEQKLVTGSFDNTIACWEWSTGAKIQQFRGHTGAVFSVDYNDELDILVSGSADFSVKVWALAAGACLNTLTGHTEWVTKVILQKSEVESMVHSPGDHILLSADKYEIKVWPLGREINCKCLKTLSVSENRSISLQPRLQFDGRYIVCSSDLGVYQWDFASFEILRVIKTQDPANLSLLSFGEVFALLFDNHFLYVMDLRTEAISGRWPLPAYRKSKRGSSFLAGVTSWLNGLDGGNDSGLVFATSMPDHSIHLVLWKENG